The following coding sequences lie in one Halorarum halophilum genomic window:
- the wecB gene encoding non-hydrolyzing UDP-N-acetylglucosamine 2-epimerase — protein MKALSVVGTRPEVVMAFPVSRAVRAAHEGVLVHTGQHYDEELSAVFFEELGIADPEYPLDAANDDSPLRMGSLLADLRDVVDREEPDALLVYGDTDSALAGAVAGAGRELAVVHVEAGLRSGDPSMPEERNRVLIDHLSDACLAPTTEAVRTLAEEDVTAHVSLVGDTVRDSLAWTRTTAARRSTALDDFGLEEGEFVLATVHRAGNTDDRSRLEAIVDGLAASPKPVVFPAHPRTVRRLDEFDLLAAARAELRVVDPVGYLDFVHLLDAADRVATDSGGVQQEAFYLGTPCVTMRDRTEWTGTVERGANVLVGADEAAIREALSTEWHSGTADGATGDVSVADRIVEAVEALVDDRAVSEAGGSVDELRDGETGIIGEIGGFGGGEVGLTEASEIADGGGNRASAPGSGRIQREP, from the coding sequence ATGAAGGCGCTCTCGGTCGTCGGCACGCGGCCGGAGGTCGTCATGGCGTTCCCCGTCTCGCGGGCGGTGCGCGCCGCTCACGAAGGGGTGCTCGTCCACACCGGCCAGCACTACGACGAGGAGCTGTCGGCCGTGTTCTTCGAGGAACTCGGCATTGCGGACCCCGAGTACCCGCTCGACGCCGCCAACGACGACTCGCCCCTGCGGATGGGGTCCCTGCTGGCCGACCTTCGCGACGTCGTCGACCGGGAGGAGCCCGACGCCCTCCTCGTCTACGGCGACACGGACTCGGCGCTCGCGGGCGCCGTCGCGGGCGCCGGACGGGAACTGGCGGTGGTGCACGTGGAAGCCGGCCTGCGAAGCGGCGACCCGTCGATGCCCGAGGAGCGGAACCGGGTCCTCATCGACCACCTCTCCGACGCCTGTCTCGCACCCACGACGGAGGCGGTCCGGACCCTCGCGGAGGAGGACGTCACCGCGCACGTCTCGCTCGTCGGCGACACAGTCCGGGACTCGCTCGCGTGGACGCGGACGACCGCGGCCCGTCGCTCGACGGCGCTCGACGACTTCGGGCTCGAGGAGGGCGAGTTCGTCCTCGCGACGGTCCACCGCGCCGGCAACACGGACGACCGGTCGCGTCTCGAAGCCATCGTCGACGGGCTCGCCGCCTCGCCGAAGCCGGTCGTGTTCCCGGCGCACCCGCGGACGGTCCGACGCTTGGACGAGTTCGACCTGCTGGCGGCCGCGCGGGCAGAACTCCGCGTCGTCGACCCCGTGGGCTACCTCGACTTCGTCCACCTATTGGACGCCGCCGACCGCGTCGCGACCGATTCCGGGGGGGTCCAGCAGGAGGCGTTCTACCTCGGGACGCCCTGCGTCACCATGCGCGACCGGACGGAGTGGACCGGGACCGTCGAGCGGGGGGCGAACGTGCTCGTCGGCGCCGACGAGGCGGCCATCCGCGAGGCGCTCTCGACCGAGTGGCACTCCGGGACGGCCGACGGTGCGACCGGGGACGTGAGCGTCGCCGACCGGATTGTCGAGGCGGTCGAGGCGCTCGTCGACGACCGTGCGGTGAGCGAGGCGGGGGGTAGCGTGGACGAACTGCGTGACGGCGAGACCGGCATCATCGGCGAGATCGGCGGGTTCGGGGGCGGCGAGGTGGGGCTGACGGAGGCCTCTGAGATTGCTGACGGGGGCGGCAACCGGGCGAGCGCGCCGGGCTCGGGTCGGATTCAGCGGGAGCCATGA
- a CDS encoding glycosyltransferase family 4 protein, translating to MTRVLNLVTKAEARFYDQQVRVLDRRGTDCTTVPVPGRHDPGPDAASRSVLDYIRFYPTVLRRSVGDYDLVHANSGLTAPAALAQPRRPVVCSLWGTELTNRYGPVTRACAGRCDAVVVMSERMARTLDRECFVVPHGVDRSLFSPQDRAAARDELGWEPSARHVLFPYSPRRVVKDYPRARRLVDRAAERVDADVRLQTLSGEPHERVSTAMNAADTLILTSEQEGSPNSVKEALACDLPVVSTPVGDVPERLDGVSPSTVGDTDAELVDGLVSILQNPRRSNGREAVEPVSLERMAERLEAIYADVLDGRRDHDPANGDESVPVRRYDPDTGRVSRVELPA from the coding sequence ATGACTCGCGTTCTGAACCTCGTGACGAAGGCGGAGGCGCGCTTCTACGACCAGCAGGTGCGCGTCCTCGACCGACGGGGGACCGACTGCACCACCGTCCCCGTGCCCGGCCGCCACGACCCCGGGCCGGACGCCGCGTCGCGGTCCGTCCTCGACTACATTCGTTTCTACCCGACGGTGCTGCGACGGTCGGTCGGGGACTACGACCTCGTCCACGCGAACAGCGGCCTGACGGCCCCCGCCGCGCTCGCCCAGCCGCGGCGGCCGGTCGTCTGCTCGCTGTGGGGGACGGAGTTGACGAACCGGTACGGGCCGGTGACGCGGGCCTGCGCCGGCCGCTGTGACGCGGTGGTGGTCATGTCCGAACGGATGGCGCGGACCCTGGACCGGGAGTGCTTCGTCGTCCCGCACGGCGTCGACCGCTCGCTGTTCTCCCCACAGGACCGGGCGGCCGCTCGTGACGAACTCGGCTGGGAGCCGTCGGCCAGACACGTCCTGTTCCCGTACTCGCCGCGACGGGTCGTGAAGGACTACCCGCGGGCGAGGCGGCTCGTCGACCGCGCCGCCGAGCGGGTCGACGCGGACGTCCGACTCCAGACGCTCTCCGGCGAGCCACACGAACGCGTGTCGACTGCCATGAACGCGGCCGACACCCTCATCCTCACCTCCGAGCAGGAGGGCTCCCCGAACTCCGTGAAGGAGGCGCTGGCCTGCGATCTCCCCGTGGTCTCGACCCCGGTGGGGGACGTGCCCGAGCGACTCGACGGGGTCTCGCCCTCGACCGTCGGCGACACGGACGCCGAACTCGTGGACGGCCTCGTCTCGATCCTGCAGAACCCTCGGCGGTCGAACGGCCGCGAGGCGGTCGAGCCGGTGAGTCTGGAGCGGATGGCCGAACGGCTGGAGGCGATCTACGCCGACGTGCTCGACGGGCGCCGGGACCACGATCCTGCGAACGGTGATGAGTCCGTTCCGGTGAGACGGTACGATCCCGATACGGGGCGCGTCTCCCGCGTCGAGCTACCGGCCTGA
- a CDS encoding NAD-dependent epimerase/dehydratase family protein, producing the protein MSILVTGADGYLGWPTSIRIASRTNERVVLVDNFGRRDWVEEVGAVSATPVADIDTRLDAAEEALGLTNLSFVEGDLTDRAFVNELLQVHEPHTIVHAAAQPSAPYSQINGERANYTQENNMAATRNLVWGLHEHDLSDTHFIETTTTGVYGAPEFPIPEGGATMENGGERDEVPFPAMAGSWYHLSKSHDAANLRLANKQFGIPVSDVRTAIVYGAETDETARDDRLATRFDFDYYFGVVAHRFAAQAVAGYPITVYGRGEQRKPFVALEDAVEGLAQLALGDPDDRPDDVTVYNQVTRAISIVEIGTTIADVAGEFDLGTEVEHFENPREEDETHQMEIENDRYADLIGGQSVSFEDGIRNVLETLVENADTIRAHEDRFLPGVLEDRLADEAN; encoded by the coding sequence ATGAGCATCCTCGTCACGGGCGCCGACGGCTACCTCGGCTGGCCCACCTCGATCCGCATCGCCTCCCGGACCAACGAACGCGTCGTCCTCGTGGACAACTTCGGCCGGCGTGACTGGGTCGAGGAGGTCGGCGCCGTCTCCGCGACGCCGGTCGCGGACATCGACACCCGCCTCGACGCGGCCGAGGAGGCGCTCGGCCTCACGAACCTCTCATTCGTCGAGGGCGACCTGACCGATCGAGCGTTCGTCAACGAACTCCTCCAGGTCCACGAGCCCCACACGATCGTCCACGCGGCGGCCCAGCCCTCCGCGCCGTACTCGCAGATCAACGGCGAGCGGGCGAACTACACCCAGGAGAACAACATGGCGGCGACTCGGAACCTCGTCTGGGGCCTGCACGAGCACGACCTCTCAGATACCCACTTCATCGAGACCACCACGACGGGCGTGTACGGCGCGCCGGAGTTCCCCATCCCCGAGGGCGGCGCGACGATGGAGAACGGCGGCGAGCGCGACGAGGTGCCGTTCCCCGCGATGGCCGGGTCCTGGTACCACCTCTCCAAGAGCCACGACGCGGCGAACCTGCGGCTGGCGAACAAACAGTTCGGCATCCCCGTCTCCGACGTGCGGACGGCCATCGTCTACGGCGCCGAGACCGACGAGACGGCGAGGGACGACCGGCTCGCGACCCGCTTCGACTTCGACTACTACTTCGGCGTCGTCGCGCACCGGTTCGCGGCCCAGGCCGTCGCCGGCTACCCCATCACGGTGTACGGCAGGGGCGAACAGCGGAAGCCGTTCGTCGCGCTCGAGGACGCCGTCGAGGGGCTCGCACAGCTCGCGCTCGGCGACCCGGACGACAGGCCCGACGACGTCACCGTCTACAACCAGGTGACCCGCGCCATCTCCATCGTCGAGATAGGCACGACGATCGCGGACGTCGCCGGGGAGTTCGACCTCGGTACCGAGGTCGAGCACTTCGAGAACCCCCGCGAGGAGGACGAGACCCACCAGATGGAGATCGAGAACGACCGGTACGCCGACCTCATCGGCGGCCAGTCGGTCTCCTTCGAGGACGGCATCCGCAACGTCCTCGAGACGCTCGTCGAGAACGCGGACACCATCCGGGCGCACGAGGACCGGTTCCTGCCGGGCGTCCTCGAGGACCGGCTCGCCGACGAGGCGAACTGA
- a CDS encoding NAD-dependent epimerase/dehydratase family protein, with protein MHVLVTGGCGYIGSALVPMLCGDERVSRVTVMDDLSMSTPRNLMGSGLGSDDSLRFRRGDITEYGDVESAMRGVDVVVHLAAITGASSTHDRRDETFRVNFDATENVFRAAGKLDVSNVVFASSCNIYGRAAVENIDETVEPDPLNPYAETKYEAESLLREGIEEHGFDGVSLRMSTNYGYSPGVRFNLVVNHFVFRALTDRPLTVYGDGSNWRPFIHVRDAASAYADAALDPGAWDHLVYNVGDADANYRIEEIAEAVKAELDRDLDITYLEDEHPGPSYHVNFDRIAGTGFETEYTLGEGIRDLAERFDAE; from the coding sequence ATGCACGTCCTCGTCACCGGCGGTTGCGGCTACATCGGCAGCGCGCTCGTCCCCATGCTGTGCGGGGACGAGCGCGTCTCCCGGGTCACCGTCATGGACGACCTCTCGATGTCCACCCCGCGGAACCTGATGGGAAGCGGGCTCGGCAGCGACGACTCGCTCCGCTTCCGTCGGGGCGACATCACGGAGTACGGCGACGTCGAGTCCGCGATGCGCGGCGTCGACGTGGTCGTCCACCTCGCCGCCATCACGGGCGCATCCTCGACGCACGACCGGCGGGACGAGACGTTCCGCGTCAACTTCGACGCGACCGAGAACGTGTTCCGCGCGGCGGGCAAACTCGACGTCTCGAACGTCGTCTTCGCCTCGTCGTGTAACATCTACGGCCGGGCCGCGGTCGAGAACATCGACGAGACGGTCGAACCGGACCCGCTCAACCCCTACGCGGAGACGAAGTACGAGGCGGAGTCGCTCCTCCGGGAGGGGATCGAGGAGCACGGATTCGACGGCGTCTCGTTGCGGATGAGCACGAACTACGGCTACTCGCCGGGCGTCCGCTTCAACCTCGTCGTCAACCACTTCGTCTTCCGCGCGCTCACCGACCGCCCGCTGACCGTGTACGGCGACGGCTCGAACTGGCGCCCGTTCATCCACGTACGGGACGCCGCCAGTGCGTACGCCGACGCGGCGCTCGACCCGGGTGCCTGGGACCACCTGGTGTACAACGTCGGCGACGCCGACGCGAACTACCGCATCGAGGAGATCGCCGAGGCGGTCAAGGCGGAGCTGGACCGCGACCTTGACATCACCTACCTGGAGGACGAACACCCCGGCCCGTCCTACCACGTGAACTTCGACAGAATCGCGGGGACGGGCTTCGAGACGGAGTACACGCTCGGGGAGGGGATTCGCGACCTGGCGGAGCGGTTCGACGCGGAGTAA
- a CDS encoding high-affinity nickel-transporter protein yields the protein MSLTGALAAGAVLGARHALETDHVAAIATLVEEDDTRTGLVGASWGVGHSVPIVVLGLLFVALGIRLPERVTGVFEAIVGVILVLLGARMLWRLISGGVGVETHEHGTDGVEGDGHDRDTHSHFRFGSLSVGSGHGHVDSESFLVGVVHGFAGSGALVIALVASTPSVGAALWFLAGFSALSVVTMAAVSSVWGRALGLGATRYLEGAAGLVSVIIGGLLLVEQVGPHLL from the coding sequence ATGTCACTCACAGGCGCCCTCGCGGCAGGGGCGGTTCTCGGCGCCCGCCACGCGCTCGAAACGGACCACGTGGCAGCTATCGCGACACTGGTCGAGGAAGACGATACCCGAACCGGACTGGTCGGCGCGTCGTGGGGCGTCGGGCACTCGGTGCCCATCGTCGTGCTCGGCCTCCTGTTCGTCGCGCTCGGGATTAGATTGCCCGAGCGCGTCACCGGCGTCTTCGAAGCCATCGTTGGCGTGATCCTCGTCCTCCTCGGCGCCCGAATGTTGTGGCGCCTGATCAGCGGGGGAGTCGGCGTCGAGACGCACGAACACGGTACCGACGGCGTCGAGGGGGACGGACACGACCGGGACACGCACTCGCACTTCAGGTTCGGGAGCCTCTCGGTCGGATCGGGTCACGGCCACGTCGACTCCGAATCGTTCCTCGTCGGCGTCGTCCACGGCTTCGCGGGCAGCGGCGCGCTCGTGATCGCGCTCGTCGCCTCGACGCCGTCGGTCGGGGCGGCGCTGTGGTTCCTCGCGGGCTTCAGCGCCCTCTCGGTCGTCACGATGGCGGCCGTCTCGTCCGTCTGGGGTCGGGCGCTCGGGCTCGGGGCGACGCGGTATCTCGAGGGGGCGGCAGGGCTGGTCAGCGTCATTATCGGTGGGCTGCTCCTAGTCGAACAGGTGGGACCGCACCTCCTGTGA
- a CDS encoding NAD-dependent epimerase/dehydratase family protein, with product MTTDESRTVAVTGAAGFIGSRVVNLLREHHPDWDVAALDNFYLGQVREIDDVAVEHVDVRNRSELEAALDGADVVCHLAAISGVDDCEDHPDRAYDVNVQGTNNVAWFCRKTGAALVFPFSMAVLGDPESFPITVEDARDPMNWYGRTKVLSEDAIETFADGAFPAHLYLKSNLYGEHEVGGTRVSKGTVINFFVNRAMAGEPLTVYEPGTQARNYIHVKDVARAYVRSAERLFEQLDAGETGVEKYEIASEEDPSVGAVAELVQRLAAEELGRDLEVNLVENPRSAETLVDSFAVDISTAREKLGWEPEFRVEDSVRTLLNAKAERAD from the coding sequence ATGACGACCGACGAGTCCCGCACCGTCGCGGTCACGGGCGCGGCCGGGTTCATCGGCAGCCGCGTGGTGAACCTCCTCCGCGAGCACCACCCCGACTGGGACGTCGCCGCGCTCGACAACTTCTACCTCGGTCAGGTCCGCGAGATCGACGACGTGGCCGTCGAGCACGTCGACGTCAGGAACCGTTCGGAACTGGAGGCTGCCCTCGACGGCGCCGACGTCGTCTGCCACCTCGCGGCTATCAGCGGCGTCGACGACTGCGAGGACCACCCGGACCGGGCGTACGACGTGAACGTGCAGGGGACGAACAACGTCGCGTGGTTCTGTCGGAAGACGGGTGCAGCCCTCGTCTTCCCGTTCAGCATGGCCGTCCTGGGCGACCCGGAGTCGTTCCCCATCACGGTCGAGGACGCGCGGGACCCGATGAACTGGTACGGCCGGACGAAGGTGCTCTCCGAGGACGCCATCGAGACGTTCGCCGACGGCGCGTTCCCCGCACACCTCTACCTGAAGTCGAACCTGTACGGCGAGCACGAGGTGGGCGGCACGCGCGTCTCGAAGGGTACCGTCATCAACTTCTTCGTGAACCGCGCCATGGCCGGCGAGCCGCTCACGGTGTACGAGCCGGGGACGCAGGCTCGCAACTACATCCACGTGAAGGACGTCGCACGGGCGTACGTCCGCAGCGCCGAGCGCCTCTTCGAGCAACTGGACGCAGGCGAGACGGGCGTCGAGAAGTACGAGATCGCGTCCGAGGAGGACCCCAGCGTGGGGGCCGTCGCGGAACTGGTCCAGCGGCTCGCCGCCGAGGAACTCGGCCGGGACCTCGAGGTGAACCTGGTCGAGAACCCGCGCAGCGCCGAGACGCTCGTCGACTCGTTCGCGGTGGACATCTCCACGGCCCGCGAGAAACTGGGCTGGGAGCCGGAGTTCCGTGTCGAGGACTCGGTTCGGACGCTGTTGAACGCGAAGGCGGAGCGAGCTGACTGA
- a CDS encoding FxLYD domain-containing protein has translation MRRRKYLSGTGLFAATMLGGYVTDSDERPATFVQGGTETGTEPGTGTAAETASRTSRSQTESGPDGEPEVVIGESELVVDEGEFGTDVYVTASLENVGGAPSGAVEVTVDWYDEAGDYLDNGYAYLNSLDSGEVWAARVYFLGTDAERVSDYEVTGEYDTAPPRMNPDGLRLLESDLRIDGDEALVSGRVANERDGAVSYVEANAKIYDDNGVVIGGEWTNVADLPAGEVWAFDVSWWGWERVEEAADHTIWMTDSVF, from the coding sequence ATGCGTCGACGGAAGTATCTCAGCGGCACTGGACTGTTCGCAGCGACGATGCTCGGCGGGTATGTCACCGATTCCGACGAACGGCCAGCGACCTTCGTGCAGGGAGGCACCGAAACGGGGACGGAACCCGGAACCGGGACCGCAGCCGAAACAGCGTCGCGGACGAGCAGATCACAGACCGAATCCGGTCCCGATGGGGAACCGGAGGTCGTGATCGGCGAATCCGAACTCGTCGTCGACGAGGGAGAGTTCGGTACAGACGTGTACGTCACGGCGTCCCTCGAGAACGTCGGCGGTGCGCCGTCCGGCGCCGTCGAAGTCACCGTCGACTGGTACGACGAGGCGGGGGACTACCTGGACAACGGCTACGCGTACCTGAACTCCCTCGACTCCGGGGAGGTCTGGGCCGCCCGAGTGTACTTTCTGGGGACGGATGCGGAGCGAGTGAGTGACTACGAAGTAACGGGGGAGTACGACACCGCACCCCCACGGATGAACCCAGACGGGCTGCGGCTCCTGGAGAGCGATCTCCGGATCGACGGGGACGAGGCCCTAGTCTCGGGGCGGGTCGCAAACGAACGCGACGGAGCAGTTTCGTACGTCGAAGCCAACGCGAAGATATACGACGATAACGGTGTGGTGATCGGCGGCGAGTGGACGAACGTAGCGGACCTCCCGGCGGGCGAAGTGTGGGCGTTCGACGTGTCGTGGTGGGGTTGGGAACGGGTGGAAGAGGCCGCGGACCACACAATCTGGATGACGGACTCGGTGTTCTGA
- a CDS encoding TrmB family transcriptional regulator — MDGERDPSDLLDALELTEYEERALERLIELGRTTAPDLSEATGVPKARIYGVLEELGNAGYIKVIPGRPKQYQPKPPAEILDRAVENRRQSYETYRSDVEEIREPFLEAFGPLYERASEDISPTEELFHVVDVGEASERETRALYGEAEERVHVLTKSFEYFDAIEPAFTAAYERGCELGVLFLDPSFLSAENAAVQERMVEHLCGGYPDVALRFSTTRLPWRGTIADPSLEYDSGRAVLLVEEEDIPLHKRQAAVTGNASFVAGLERYFDLTWEYDTLETDPYGGA, encoded by the coding sequence ATGGACGGCGAACGCGACCCGAGCGACCTCCTCGACGCGCTCGAACTCACGGAGTACGAGGAGCGCGCCCTCGAGCGGCTCATCGAGCTGGGGCGCACTACAGCGCCCGATCTCTCGGAGGCGACGGGGGTGCCGAAGGCCCGCATCTACGGCGTACTCGAGGAACTCGGCAACGCTGGCTACATCAAGGTCATCCCGGGACGGCCGAAGCAGTACCAGCCGAAACCGCCGGCGGAGATCCTCGACCGCGCGGTCGAGAACCGCCGCCAGTCCTACGAGACGTACCGGAGCGACGTGGAGGAGATCAGGGAGCCGTTCCTCGAGGCGTTCGGCCCGCTGTACGAACGCGCGAGCGAGGACATCTCGCCGACCGAGGAGCTGTTCCACGTCGTCGACGTGGGCGAGGCGAGCGAACGGGAGACGCGCGCGCTGTACGGCGAGGCGGAAGAGCGCGTGCACGTCCTCACAAAGAGCTTCGAGTACTTCGACGCGATCGAACCCGCGTTCACGGCCGCCTACGAGCGCGGCTGCGAACTGGGCGTGCTGTTCCTCGATCCGTCGTTCCTCTCCGCGGAGAACGCGGCCGTCCAGGAGCGGATGGTCGAGCACCTGTGTGGGGGGTACCCCGACGTCGCGCTTCGATTCAGCACGACCCGGCTCCCGTGGCGCGGCACCATCGCCGACCCGAGCCTGGAGTACGACTCCGGACGGGCGGTGCTCCTCGTCGAGGAGGAGGACATCCCACTACACAAGCGCCAGGCGGCGGTGACGGGGAACGCCTCCTTCGTCGCGGGGCTGGAGCGGTACTTCGATCTGACCTGGGAGTACGACACGCTGGAGACGGACCCGTACGGCGGGGCGTAG
- a CDS encoding sugar phosphate nucleotidyltransferase — translation MQLDTAVVLAAGEGQRLRPLTRHRPKPMLPAANRPILEYVLDALVNAGIDDLHVIVGYHRDRVQNHFGSSYRGTPITYHVQRKQLGSGHALLQAREDIDEDFLVVNGDEVVADGMIESVLDAHTAEDVTTLAVVESDEAPMYGAVVLDGDTVTDLIEKPGRDEYRLLNAGVYAFGPSVFSDLEATPREDGELGLTDALAAVIERGGHVRGVRAGGLRSEVTYPWDLLTLARRLLERGLVDESERTDGVFVAGSASVHEDATLFGPVVVGGDAVVEPGAVVGPDVALGRNTTVEAGATVRRSVIDTDTRIGANAALADTVTGQGAVVGAGATVPSGPGDVRVGNRVHEDRRLGCVLADRARLGGGATVVPGSLVGPGARIGHGVVVDGNVGQDAEVTR, via the coding sequence ATGCAACTCGATACCGCCGTCGTTCTCGCCGCGGGTGAGGGCCAGCGCCTCCGCCCGCTCACCCGTCACCGGCCGAAGCCGATGCTCCCGGCCGCGAACCGACCGATCCTCGAGTACGTCCTCGATGCGCTCGTGAACGCCGGCATCGACGACCTCCACGTCATCGTCGGCTACCACCGCGACCGCGTACAGAACCACTTCGGGTCGAGCTACCGCGGAACCCCGATCACCTACCACGTCCAGCGCAAGCAACTCGGCAGCGGACACGCGCTCCTCCAGGCCAGGGAGGACATCGACGAGGACTTCCTCGTCGTGAACGGCGACGAGGTGGTCGCAGACGGGATGATCGAGTCGGTGCTCGACGCCCACACCGCCGAGGACGTGACGACCCTGGCCGTCGTCGAGTCGGACGAGGCGCCGATGTACGGCGCCGTCGTGCTGGACGGCGACACCGTGACGGATCTCATCGAGAAGCCCGGCCGCGACGAGTACCGCCTCCTCAACGCGGGCGTGTACGCGTTCGGCCCCTCCGTCTTCTCCGACCTCGAAGCGACCCCCCGCGAGGACGGGGAACTCGGCCTCACCGATGCATTGGCCGCGGTCATCGAGCGTGGCGGACACGTCCGCGGCGTCCGCGCCGGCGGCCTCCGCTCAGAGGTGACCTACCCCTGGGACCTCCTCACGCTCGCGAGGCGGCTCCTCGAACGGGGGCTGGTCGACGAGTCCGAACGGACCGACGGCGTGTTCGTCGCCGGGAGCGCCAGCGTCCACGAGGACGCGACGCTGTTCGGGCCGGTCGTCGTCGGCGGGGACGCGGTCGTCGAACCCGGCGCCGTCGTCGGCCCCGACGTCGCGCTCGGACGGAACACGACGGTCGAGGCCGGCGCGACGGTTCGGCGGAGCGTGATCGACACGGACACCCGGATCGGCGCGAACGCGGCGCTCGCCGACACCGTCACCGGCCAGGGCGCGGTCGTGGGCGCCGGCGCGACGGTGCCGTCGGGGCCGGGCGACGTCCGGGTCGGCAACAGGGTCCACGAGGATCGGCGGCTCGGCTGCGTGCTCGCAGACCGCGCGCGGCTCGGCGGCGGCGCGACCGTCGTCCCCGGCTCGCTCGTCGGCCCCGGCGCCCGGATCGGCCACGGCGTCGTCGTCGACGGCAACGTCGGTCAGGACGCGGAGGTGACCCGCTGA